In a single window of the Raphanus sativus cultivar WK10039 chromosome 9, ASM80110v3, whole genome shotgun sequence genome:
- the LOC108823288 gene encoding protein PIN-LIKES 5 has product MGFWSLLEVASMPVIQVLIISLVGAYLASDRCKLFPVEARNSMNKVVFVIFAPALMFANLAQTVTLQDMISWWFMPVNMGLTFLIGGLLGWMVVKILKPPPYLEGLIVATCSSGNMGNLPIILVPAICDEDKSPFGNRSVCRTVGLSYASFSMALGGFYIWTYTFRLIKGSAMKFKDMEQSERTAIKSSNSDLEADHKTKLLGAPEDELVKEETRFWRKGVDFFHEILEELRAPPTVGAIIGFIFGAVTWLRNLIIGDDAPLRIVQATAKLLGDGTIPCMTIILGGNLIQGLRSSAVRPVVVLGIVCVRYIILPIIGIGVVRTAASFGFLPADPLFQYVLMLQFTLPPAMNIGTMTQLYNVGQDECSVLMLWTYLIAILALTVWSTIFLHLLV; this is encoded by the exons atgGGGTTTTGGTCATTGTTGGAGGTGGCTTCTATGCCAGTGATTCAAGTCCTCATCATAAGTCTTGTTGGAGCTTACTTGGCCTCTGATCGATGCAAGCTCTTTCCTGTTGAAGCCCGCAATTCCATGAACAAG GTGGTGTTTGTAATATTTGCACCGGCTCTCATGTTTGCAAATCTAGCCCAGACGGTCACACTTCAAGACATGATCTCATG GTGGTTTATGCCGGTGAATATGGGACTTACATTCTTAATCGGAGGACTTCTTGGTTGGATGGTTGTCAAGATTCTGAAACCACCTCCTTATCTTGAAGGTCTTATTGTTGCAACTTGTTCTTCAG GAAATATGGGGAACCTACCAATCATACTTGTCCCAGCAATCTGCGACGAGGACAAGAGTCCGTTTGGTAACCGTAGTGTATGCAGAACCGTTGGTCTCTCTTACGCGTCTTTCTCCATGGCG CTAGGGGGGTTTTACATATGGACTTACACATTCCGGCTTATAAAAGGGTCGGCAATGAAGTTCAAAGACATGGAACAATCTGAGAGAACAGCAATAAAATCATCCAATAGTGACTTAGAGGCTGATCACAAAACCAAACTTCTAGGTGCACCTGAAGACGAGCTGGTAAAGGAAGAGACAAGGTTTTGGAGAAAAGGAGTAGACTTCTTCCATGAGATATTAGAGGAGCTTCGCGCACCACCTACAGTTGGTGCA ATTATTGGTTTCATATTCGGTGCTGTTACATGGCTCAGAAATCTTATCATTGGTGATGATGCTCCTTTAAGAATAGTCCAAGCTACAGCAAAACTTCTTGG CGATGGGACTATTCCTTGTATGACAATTATATTAGGAGGCAACCTCATACAAG GTTTACGTTCTTCGGCAGTCAGACCAGTGGTTGTTCTTGGAATAGTGTGTGTTCGGTACATTATTCTCCCAATCATCGGCATAGGCGTTGTAAGAACAGCTGCGAGTTTCGGGTTTCTCCCAGCAGATCCTCTGTTTCAATATGTTTTAATGCTTCAATTCACACTCCCGCCTGCCATGAATATCG GTACCATGACTCAGCTGTATAATGTTGGACAAGACGAGTGCTCAGTGCTCATGCTTTGGACATACTTGATCGCGATTCTTGCCCTCACTGTTTGGTCCACAATATTCCTTCACTTGTTAGTCTAA